From Kineosporia succinea, the proteins below share one genomic window:
- a CDS encoding DUF501 domain-containing protein: MHRQLGRPMRNVVAVGARCPCGQPDVVQTAPRLDDGTPFPTMYYLTCPKAAGAIGTLEAGGLMKEMTARIADDPDLAAAQRRAHEDYLQRRAELAQVPEIAGVSAGGMPDRVKCLHVYAAHALAAGRGVNPLGDEVLDALPCWWERGPCGVEER; the protein is encoded by the coding sequence ATGCACCGCCAGCTGGGCCGTCCCATGCGCAATGTCGTCGCCGTCGGGGCCCGTTGCCCTTGCGGTCAGCCGGATGTGGTGCAGACTGCCCCCAGGCTGGACGACGGAACGCCGTTCCCCACCATGTACTACCTGACTTGTCCCAAGGCCGCGGGTGCGATCGGCACCCTCGAGGCCGGCGGGCTGATGAAGGAGATGACGGCCCGGATCGCCGACGATCCGGACCTGGCAGCCGCCCAGCGTCGGGCGCACGAGGACTATCTCCAGCGGCGGGCCGAACTCGCCCAGGTGCCCGAGATCGCCGGCGTCAGCGCCGGTGGGATGCCTGACCGGGTGAAGTGCCTCCACGTCTACGCCGCGCACGCGCTCGCGGCCGGCCGGGGGGTGAATCCGCTGGGGGACGAGGTTCTCGACGCCCTGCCGTGCTGGTGGGAGAGAGGGCCCTGCGGAGTGGAGGAACGATGA
- a CDS encoding FtsB family cell division protein produces the protein MKKPATTAEKVVAAKKRQAAAVRALHTPPKKRAVARTTASRSGGLRPTSTRPGSARPRSGSTGRGSRGRGFALGTGRPIWVLGAVMAALALLTLPYFQKWLVQRAEIESMRSEVTQAQNDVESLKKQQERWKDDDYVRAQARARLDYVMPGEIGYAVPGATPTPQADPSSTGAADVPAGNQSWFSSVWVSAQAAGSQGEAQATTEVP, from the coding sequence GTGAAGAAGCCCGCGACGACCGCCGAGAAGGTCGTTGCGGCCAAGAAGAGGCAGGCCGCGGCCGTCCGCGCCCTGCACACCCCGCCGAAGAAGCGCGCGGTCGCCCGCACCACCGCCTCCCGCTCCGGCGGGCTGCGGCCCACGAGCACCCGCCCGGGTTCGGCCCGGCCGCGGTCGGGCTCGACCGGCCGTGGCTCCCGCGGCCGCGGGTTCGCCCTCGGAACCGGCCGCCCGATCTGGGTTCTCGGTGCCGTGATGGCGGCCCTCGCGCTGCTCACCCTGCCCTACTTCCAGAAGTGGCTGGTGCAGCGCGCGGAGATCGAGTCGATGCGTTCCGAGGTCACCCAGGCCCAGAACGACGTCGAGTCCCTGAAGAAGCAGCAGGAACGCTGGAAGGACGACGACTACGTGCGAGCCCAGGCCCGGGCCCGGCTGGACTACGTGATGCCCGGTGAGATCGGTTACGCGGTCCCCGGTGCCACGCCCACGCCGCAGGCCGACCCGAGCAGCACCGGCGCCGCCGACGTGCCCGCGGGCAACCAGTCCTGGTTCTCCAGCGTCTGGGTGTCCGCCCAGGCCGCCGGTTCCCAGGGTGAGGCCCAGGCCACCACCGAGGTGCCGTGA
- the eno gene encoding phosphopyruvate hydratase — protein sequence MATIEAVGAREILDSRGNPTVEVEVALDDGTIARAAVPSGASTGAFEAVERRDGDKKRYLGKGVENAVNAVLDQIQPALLGFEASDQRMVDQAMLDLDGTDNKANLGANAILGASLAVAKAAAESAELPLFRYLGGPNAHILPVPMMNIVNGGAHADSGVDVQEFMIAPFGAPSFKEALRMGAEVYHSLKSVLKAQGLSTGLGDEGGFAPSVAGTKEALELIATAIDKAGYVLGTDLGLALDVAATEFHSEGVYSFEGAKRSSAEMIEFYTSLVNDYPLVSIEDPLDESDWQGWTDLTTAVGSKVQIVGDDLFVTNPARLQQGIETGAANALLVKVNQIGTLTETFDAVALAHRSGYRAMMSHRSGETEDTTIADLAVAVDCGQIKTGAPARSDRVAKYNQLLRIEEELDDAAVYAGAGAFPRFNHR from the coding sequence ATGGCAACCATCGAGGCCGTCGGAGCCCGGGAAATCCTGGACTCGCGGGGCAACCCCACCGTCGAGGTCGAGGTGGCGCTGGACGACGGCACCATCGCGCGGGCCGCGGTTCCGTCCGGCGCCTCCACGGGCGCCTTCGAGGCGGTCGAGCGCCGTGACGGTGACAAGAAGCGCTACCTGGGCAAGGGCGTCGAGAACGCGGTCAACGCCGTGCTCGACCAGATCCAGCCCGCGCTGCTCGGCTTCGAGGCCAGCGACCAGCGCATGGTCGACCAGGCGATGCTCGACCTGGACGGCACCGACAACAAGGCCAACCTGGGTGCGAACGCCATCCTCGGCGCCTCTCTCGCCGTGGCCAAGGCCGCGGCCGAGTCGGCCGAGCTGCCGCTGTTCCGCTACCTCGGTGGCCCGAACGCCCACATCCTCCCGGTGCCGATGATGAACATCGTCAACGGTGGCGCCCACGCCGACAGCGGCGTGGACGTGCAGGAGTTCATGATCGCCCCGTTCGGCGCGCCCTCCTTCAAGGAGGCCCTGCGCATGGGCGCCGAGGTCTACCACTCGCTCAAGTCGGTGCTGAAGGCCCAGGGCCTCTCGACCGGTCTGGGTGACGAGGGTGGCTTCGCCCCGAGCGTCGCCGGCACCAAGGAGGCCCTGGAGCTCATCGCCACGGCCATCGACAAGGCCGGCTACGTGCTGGGCACCGACCTGGGCCTGGCGCTCGACGTCGCCGCCACCGAGTTCCACAGCGAGGGCGTGTACTCGTTCGAGGGCGCCAAGCGCTCCTCGGCCGAGATGATCGAGTTCTACACCAGCCTGGTCAACGACTACCCGCTGGTCTCCATCGAGGACCCGCTGGACGAGAGCGACTGGCAGGGCTGGACCGACCTCACCACCGCGGTCGGCTCCAAGGTGCAGATCGTCGGCGACGACCTGTTCGTCACCAACCCGGCGCGTCTGCAGCAGGGCATCGAGACCGGCGCCGCGAACGCGCTGCTGGTCAAGGTCAACCAGATCGGCACCCTGACCGAGACGTTCGACGCCGTGGCCCTGGCCCACCGCAGCGGCTACCGCGCCATGATGAGCCACCGCTCGGGCGAGACCGAGGACACCACGATCGCCGACCTGGCCGTCGCGGTCGACTGCGGTCAGATCAAGACCGGTGCCCCGGCCCGTTCCGACCGGGTGGCGAAGTACAACCAGCTGCTGCGCATCGAGGAAGAGCTCGACGACGCCGCGGTGTACGCCGGCGCCGGCGCGTTCCCCCGGTTCAACCACCGATGA
- a CDS encoding DUF885 domain-containing protein: protein MREQQDDDPIVTARFRDAATKVLDALLEAAPEEATRLGEHRYDELTTELTVEATIRRASMLVDAMSALDDVDDTALTPDDRVDLEILRTRVSGTLWEQTELRRFENDPLLHLPGEGLYPLITREGPAPERLRALAARLGQVPQRLEQARSVLRDMPRLCVQTAVDQARGTRPLLTEDLEPLLAQDESLAVAVRKVRDEALEALEDHTRWLESQLPVSDGDPRLGELNYAARLWYTLDTETSPDALLTRAESDLQAIEEEIAELAGRISGRPMSETLVREVLDEAAASAPVTDATVRPLCEEALVLLADRVRELDLVTVPPTPVRVIGMPPSRAGISVAYCDPPGPLEPGAAQGLLPTFFAVATELGDEDLRREYNGHMLRNLAVHEGFPGHALQLAHGNRYRGSTPVRSAIRSGTFIEGWAVYAEELMASFGLGAGRAEDDVWLRLMTLKMALRSAINAVLDVRVHAHGMTRDEAMRLMTARGHQEEGEAAGKWRRALLTSTQLSTYYVGHREIRDLAGRVHAENPEWSKRQVHDELLAHGAPPPRHLRALLGLE from the coding sequence ATGCGCGAGCAGCAGGACGACGACCCGATCGTGACCGCCCGGTTCCGTGACGCGGCGACCAAGGTGCTGGACGCCCTCCTCGAGGCCGCACCCGAGGAGGCCACCCGGCTCGGCGAGCACCGCTACGACGAGCTCACCACCGAGCTCACCGTCGAGGCGACCATCCGCCGGGCGTCGATGCTGGTCGACGCCATGTCGGCGCTCGACGACGTGGACGACACCGCGCTCACCCCCGACGACCGGGTCGACCTGGAGATCCTGCGCACCCGGGTCAGCGGCACGCTCTGGGAGCAGACCGAGCTGCGCCGGTTCGAGAACGACCCGCTGCTGCACCTGCCCGGCGAGGGGCTCTACCCGCTGATCACCCGGGAGGGCCCGGCGCCGGAGCGGCTGCGCGCCCTGGCGGCCCGGCTCGGGCAGGTGCCGCAGCGGCTCGAGCAGGCCCGCTCGGTGCTGCGCGACATGCCCCGGCTCTGTGTGCAGACCGCGGTCGACCAGGCCCGGGGCACCCGCCCGCTGCTCACCGAAGACCTGGAACCGCTGCTGGCGCAAGACGAGTCGCTGGCCGTGGCGGTGCGCAAGGTGCGTGACGAGGCCCTCGAGGCGCTCGAGGACCACACCCGCTGGCTGGAGTCACAGCTGCCGGTCAGCGACGGCGACCCGCGCCTGGGCGAGCTCAACTACGCGGCCCGGCTCTGGTACACGCTCGACACCGAGACCAGCCCGGACGCCCTGCTCACCCGGGCCGAGAGCGACCTGCAGGCGATCGAGGAGGAGATCGCCGAGCTGGCCGGGCGCATCAGTGGCCGCCCGATGTCGGAGACCCTGGTGCGCGAGGTGCTCGACGAGGCCGCCGCGTCCGCCCCGGTGACCGATGCCACCGTGCGCCCGCTCTGCGAGGAGGCCCTGGTCCTGCTGGCCGACCGGGTGCGCGAACTCGACCTGGTCACCGTTCCGCCCACCCCGGTGCGGGTGATCGGGATGCCGCCGTCGCGGGCCGGGATCTCGGTGGCCTACTGCGACCCGCCCGGCCCGCTCGAGCCGGGGGCCGCGCAGGGGCTCCTGCCCACCTTCTTCGCGGTGGCCACGGAACTCGGCGACGAAGACCTGCGCCGTGAGTACAACGGCCACATGCTGCGCAACCTCGCGGTGCACGAAGGGTTTCCGGGGCACGCGCTGCAGCTGGCGCACGGCAACCGTTACCGCGGCTCGACGCCGGTGCGCAGCGCGATCCGCAGCGGCACGTTCATCGAGGGCTGGGCGGTGTACGCCGAGGAGCTGATGGCGTCGTTCGGGCTCGGCGCGGGCCGGGCCGAGGACGATGTCTGGCTGCGCCTGATGACCCTGAAGATGGCCCTGCGCAGTGCGATCAACGCGGTGCTGGACGTGCGGGTGCACGCCCACGGGATGACCCGCGACGAGGCGATGCGGCTGATGACGGCCCGGGGGCACCAGGAAGAGGGCGAGGCCGCGGGCAAGTGGCGCCGGGCGCTGCTCACCTCGACCCAGCTGTCCACCTACTACGTCGGGCACCGCGAGATCCGCGATCTGGCCGGGCGGGTGCACGCCGAGAACCCGGAGTGGTCGAAACGGCAGGTGCACGACGAACTGCTGGCCCACGGGGCCCCGCCGCCGCGTCACCTGCGTGCCCTGCTCGGCCTCGAGTGA
- a CDS encoding phosphoribosylaminoimidazolesuccinocarboxamide synthase — protein sequence MSPQLLHSGKVRDVYADGDDLILVASDRVSVYDVILPTPVPDKGKILTQLSLFWFDQLKDLVPHHIVSATDVPAEWEGRAVRVKKLSMVPVECIARGYLAGLGLEEYRRDRAVSGVSLPDGLLEGSKLPSPIFTPTTKATEGHDEFITFDEVVAEHGADLSDRLRELTLAVYARGAEIAARSGVIIADTKLEFGIDASGELVLGDEVLTPDSSRFWPADTWTPGGPQKSWDKQFVRDWSLKSGWDKTYPGPEIPPEIVDSTRALYVDVYERITGNRW from the coding sequence ATGAGCCCGCAGCTGCTCCACTCCGGCAAGGTGCGCGACGTCTACGCCGACGGTGACGACCTGATCCTGGTCGCCTCCGACCGGGTCTCGGTCTACGACGTGATCCTGCCGACCCCGGTGCCGGACAAGGGCAAGATCCTGACGCAGCTCTCGCTGTTCTGGTTCGATCAGCTGAAAGACCTGGTGCCGCACCACATCGTGTCGGCCACCGACGTCCCCGCCGAGTGGGAGGGCCGGGCCGTACGGGTCAAGAAGCTCAGCATGGTGCCGGTGGAGTGCATCGCCCGCGGCTACCTGGCGGGCCTCGGCCTGGAGGAGTACCGCCGCGACCGGGCCGTCTCCGGGGTGTCCCTGCCCGACGGCCTGCTCGAGGGCTCGAAGCTGCCGTCGCCCATCTTCACGCCGACCACCAAGGCCACCGAGGGGCACGACGAGTTCATCACCTTCGACGAGGTGGTGGCCGAGCACGGCGCCGACCTGAGCGACCGGCTGCGTGAGCTGACCCTGGCCGTGTACGCCCGGGGCGCCGAGATCGCCGCCCGCAGCGGCGTCATCATCGCCGACACCAAGCTCGAGTTCGGCATCGACGCGTCCGGTGAGCTGGTGCTGGGCGACGAGGTGCTCACGCCCGACTCGTCGCGGTTCTGGCCGGCCGACACCTGGACGCCGGGTGGCCCGCAGAAGTCGTGGGACAAGCAGTTCGTGCGCGACTGGTCGCTGAAGAGCGGCTGGGACAAGACCTACCCCGGTCCGGAGATCCCGCCGGAGATCGTGGACTCCACGCGCGCGCTCTACGTGGACGTCTACGAGCGCATCACGGGCAACCGCTGGTAA
- a CDS encoding MazG family protein, producing MAARVTVLLTSPRTAPGLLSFPAWERLRAADAVLAADPDPAWQEAFSQAGVSLEDVSGVPVALRAGRLVEEAADGRELVWWGSEDGDPGLTDALAEHLSRRAVASRPPEVEVLTGSYDMPGARLLDLVAVMDTLRSPGGCPWDAEQTHTSLLPYLLEEAHEVIEAVESDDAAHLEEELGDLLLQVVFHARVAQDGYGFGIDEVAAGIVAKLIRRHPHVFSAAGSSSSAAEVEETWEMLKATEKAGRSGFEGIPATLPALARAQKMLGRLSRAGVDVDVAVEKASQGDELAAALLRVVVLARASGADAEASLRAALGRLVPPEQ from the coding sequence GTGGCTGCTCGCGTCACGGTTCTGCTGACCAGCCCCCGTACCGCCCCCGGCCTGCTGAGCTTTCCGGCCTGGGAACGGCTGCGGGCGGCCGACGCGGTGCTCGCCGCCGACCCGGATCCGGCCTGGCAGGAGGCCTTTTCGCAGGCCGGCGTGTCGCTGGAAGACGTCTCCGGGGTGCCGGTGGCTCTCCGGGCCGGGCGGCTGGTGGAGGAGGCCGCCGACGGTCGCGAACTGGTGTGGTGGGGGAGTGAGGACGGCGACCCGGGGCTGACCGACGCGCTGGCCGAGCACCTCTCCCGGCGGGCGGTGGCCTCGCGGCCGCCCGAGGTCGAGGTGCTCACCGGCTCGTACGACATGCCCGGCGCCCGGCTGCTCGACCTGGTCGCGGTGATGGACACGCTGCGCTCGCCCGGCGGCTGCCCCTGGGACGCCGAGCAGACCCACACCTCGCTGCTGCCCTACCTCCTGGAGGAGGCGCACGAGGTGATCGAGGCGGTGGAGTCGGACGACGCCGCGCACCTCGAGGAAGAACTCGGAGACCTGCTGCTGCAGGTGGTGTTCCACGCCCGGGTGGCGCAGGACGGGTACGGGTTCGGGATCGACGAGGTGGCCGCGGGGATCGTGGCCAAGCTGATCCGGCGGCACCCGCACGTCTTCTCCGCGGCCGGGTCCTCTTCGAGTGCGGCCGAGGTCGAGGAGACCTGGGAGATGCTGAAGGCGACGGAGAAGGCCGGCCGCTCCGGGTTCGAGGGGATCCCCGCGACCCTGCCCGCCCTGGCCCGGGCGCAGAAGATGCTGGGGCGACTCTCCCGGGCCGGGGTCGATGTGGACGTCGCGGTCGAGAAGGCTTCCCAGGGGGACGAGCTGGCCGCCGCACTGTTGCGGGTCGTCGTGCTGGCGCGGGCCTCGGGGGCGGACGCCGAGGCCTCGCTGCGGGCGGCGCTGGGACGGCTCGTACCGCCGGAGCAGTAG
- the mfd gene encoding transcription-repair coupling factor — MSLTGILDLLAADRAVNDVLRIAREGGEPLLDLTGPPGLRAPLVAALAGDAPAGAARPVLAVTATGREAEDLAAALRCFLPEHTVAEFGAWETLPHERLSPRSDTVGRRIAVLRRLAHPETDEHGPVRVVVAPVRAVLQPVVAGLGDLEPVALHQGQEAELTDVVERLAAAAYSRTDLVERRGEFAVRGGILDVFPPTEEHPLRVEFWGDEVEEIRYFAVADQRSLQVAESGLWAPPCRELLLTDSVKLKAADLAERLPGVADLLGKVAAGVAVEGMESLTPVLVDAMESVLDVLPEGTHVVLADPERIRARAHDLVATSEEFLQASWLSAAAGSAVPVDLEPVLGTGSFWTLADVRAHALKQGLPWWTISPFGLDETGQAAHDEGDEGAVVLVPEINAPEPYRGDRERAIADIGRWLHDGWRVAVITEGGGLARRVVEMLTEADLAAVTVESLDEPPAPSVAAVGTGRLGQGFIAPAQQFAVLTETDLTGGSAPGTTTKDMRRMPARRKNVVDPMQLTTGDNVVHEQHGVGKFVELVQRTVGGATREYLVIEYAPSKRGQPGDRLFVPTDALDQVTRYVGGEQPTLNKLGGTDWAKTKGRARKAVKQIAGELIQLYSARMATSGHAFGPDTPWQRELEDAFAYVETPDQLVTIDEVKQDMEKTVPMDRLICGDVGYGKTEIAVRAAFKAVQDGKQVAVLVPTTLLVQQHLDTFVERYVNFPVNVKGLSRFSSEAEARAVKEGITDGSVDVVIGTHRLLTGEITFKDLGLVVIDEEQRFGVEHKERLKQLRTNVDVLAMSATPIPRTLELAVTGIREMSTLATPPEERHPVLTFVGGYDERQISAAIRRELLREGQVFFIHNRVESIDRTAARLHELVPEARIATAHGKMGEHQLEQVMVDFWEKRFDVLVCTTIIETGLDISNANTLILERADMMGLSQLHQLRGRVGRGRERAYAYFLYPSEKPLTETALDRLQTIAANTDLGAGMRVAMKDLEIRGAGNLLGGEQSGHIAGVGFDLYIRLVGEAVAEFRGENEQEHQEVKIDLPVDAHLPTAYLPDERLRLEAYRKLAEVSSDEALDAVKAELVDRYGPLPDVVTNLLEVARLRILARQAGLSEITTMGKAIRFGPIDLPDSARMRLHRLYPGTQDKPATKTVLVPGPTTARIGGRPLRDVAVLTWAREFIESVLLNSVRAAATVGTKR; from the coding sequence ATGAGCCTCACCGGAATCCTCGACCTGCTCGCCGCCGACCGCGCCGTGAACGATGTTCTGCGGATCGCCCGGGAGGGCGGCGAGCCCCTGCTCGACCTCACCGGCCCGCCCGGCCTGCGCGCACCCCTGGTCGCCGCGCTGGCCGGCGACGCGCCCGCGGGGGCCGCCCGCCCGGTCCTGGCGGTGACCGCCACCGGCCGGGAGGCCGAAGACCTGGCCGCGGCCCTGCGCTGTTTCCTGCCCGAGCACACCGTGGCCGAGTTCGGGGCCTGGGAGACGCTGCCGCACGAGCGTCTGAGCCCGCGCAGCGACACCGTGGGCCGCCGGATCGCGGTGCTGCGCCGCCTCGCCCACCCGGAGACCGACGAGCACGGCCCGGTGCGGGTCGTCGTCGCCCCGGTGCGGGCGGTGCTGCAGCCCGTGGTGGCCGGTCTCGGCGACCTCGAGCCGGTGGCCCTGCACCAGGGCCAGGAGGCCGAGCTCACCGACGTCGTGGAGCGCCTCGCCGCCGCGGCCTACAGCCGCACCGACCTGGTCGAGCGGCGCGGCGAGTTCGCCGTGCGCGGCGGCATCCTCGACGTCTTCCCGCCCACCGAGGAGCATCCGCTGCGGGTGGAGTTCTGGGGCGACGAGGTCGAGGAGATCCGTTACTTCGCGGTGGCCGACCAGCGCTCGCTGCAGGTCGCCGAGAGCGGGCTGTGGGCCCCGCCGTGCCGGGAACTGCTGCTGACCGACTCGGTGAAGCTGAAGGCGGCCGATCTCGCCGAGCGCCTGCCCGGCGTGGCCGACCTGCTCGGCAAGGTCGCGGCCGGCGTCGCCGTCGAGGGCATGGAGTCGCTGACCCCGGTGCTGGTCGACGCGATGGAGTCGGTGCTCGACGTGCTGCCGGAGGGCACCCACGTGGTGCTGGCCGACCCCGAGCGCATCCGGGCCCGGGCCCACGACCTGGTCGCCACCAGCGAGGAGTTCCTGCAGGCGAGCTGGCTGAGCGCGGCCGCGGGCAGCGCGGTGCCGGTCGACCTGGAGCCGGTCCTGGGCACCGGCTCGTTCTGGACGCTGGCCGACGTGCGCGCCCACGCCCTCAAGCAGGGCCTGCCCTGGTGGACGATCTCGCCGTTCGGCCTGGACGAGACCGGGCAGGCGGCGCACGACGAGGGTGACGAGGGCGCGGTCGTCCTGGTGCCCGAGATCAACGCCCCCGAGCCGTACCGCGGCGACCGGGAGCGGGCCATCGCGGACATCGGCCGCTGGCTGCACGACGGCTGGCGGGTCGCCGTGATCACCGAGGGCGGCGGCCTGGCCCGGCGCGTGGTCGAGATGCTGACCGAGGCCGACCTGGCCGCGGTGACGGTCGAATCGCTGGACGAGCCTCCCGCGCCCTCGGTCGCCGCGGTCGGGACCGGCCGTCTGGGGCAGGGTTTCATCGCCCCGGCGCAGCAGTTCGCGGTGCTCACCGAGACCGACCTGACCGGTGGGTCGGCGCCCGGCACCACCACCAAGGACATGCGCCGCATGCCCGCGCGGCGCAAGAACGTCGTCGACCCGATGCAGCTCACCACCGGCGACAACGTGGTGCACGAGCAGCACGGCGTGGGCAAGTTCGTGGAGCTGGTGCAGCGCACGGTCGGCGGGGCCACCCGCGAGTACCTGGTGATCGAGTACGCGCCGAGCAAGCGGGGCCAGCCGGGCGACCGGCTGTTCGTGCCCACCGACGCGCTCGACCAGGTCACCCGCTACGTGGGCGGCGAGCAGCCGACGCTGAACAAGCTCGGCGGCACCGACTGGGCCAAGACCAAGGGCCGGGCCCGCAAGGCGGTCAAGCAGATCGCCGGCGAGCTGATCCAGCTCTACTCGGCGCGGATGGCCACGAGCGGCCACGCGTTCGGGCCCGACACGCCCTGGCAGCGCGAGCTGGAAGACGCCTTCGCCTACGTGGAGACGCCCGACCAGCTGGTCACCATCGACGAGGTCAAGCAGGACATGGAGAAGACGGTCCCGATGGACCGGCTGATCTGTGGTGACGTCGGCTACGGCAAGACCGAGATCGCGGTGCGGGCGGCGTTCAAGGCGGTGCAGGACGGCAAGCAGGTGGCCGTGCTGGTGCCGACCACGCTGCTCGTGCAGCAGCACCTCGACACCTTCGTCGAGCGGTACGTGAACTTCCCGGTGAACGTGAAGGGCCTGTCCCGGTTCTCGAGCGAGGCCGAGGCCCGCGCGGTCAAGGAGGGCATCACCGACGGCTCGGTCGACGTGGTCATCGGTACCCACCGGCTGCTCACCGGCGAGATCACGTTCAAGGACCTGGGCCTGGTGGTGATCGACGAGGAGCAGCGCTTCGGCGTCGAGCACAAGGAGCGCCTGAAGCAGCTGCGCACCAACGTCGACGTGCTGGCGATGAGCGCCACGCCGATCCCGCGCACACTCGAGCTGGCCGTCACCGGAATCCGTGAGATGTCCACGCTGGCCACGCCTCCCGAGGAGCGGCACCCGGTGCTGACCTTCGTGGGGGGTTACGACGAGCGGCAGATCTCGGCCGCCATCCGGCGTGAGCTGCTGCGTGAGGGGCAGGTCTTCTTCATCCACAACCGGGTGGAGTCGATCGACCGCACCGCCGCGCGGCTGCACGAGCTGGTGCCCGAGGCCCGCATCGCCACCGCCCACGGCAAGATGGGTGAGCACCAGCTCGAGCAGGTGATGGTCGACTTCTGGGAGAAGCGCTTCGACGTGCTGGTCTGCACGACCATCATCGAGACCGGCCTGGACATCTCCAACGCCAACACGCTGATCCTGGAACGCGCCGACATGATGGGCCTTTCGCAGCTGCACCAGCTGCGCGGCCGGGTCGGCCGAGGGCGGGAGCGGGCCTACGCCTACTTCCTCTACCCGAGCGAGAAGCCCCTCACCGAAACGGCTCTCGACCGTCTGCAGACCATCGCGGCGAACACCGACCTGGGCGCCGGTATGCGCGTCGCGATGAAAGACCTGGAGATCCGCGGCGCCGGTAACCTTCTCGGCGGTGAGCAGTCCGGGCACATCGCGGGCGTCGGGTTCGACCTCTACATCCGGCTGGTCGGCGAGGCCGTGGCCGAGTTCCGCGGTGAGAACGAGCAGGAGCACCAGGAGGTCAAGATCGACCTCCCGGTCGACGCGCACCTGCCCACGGCCTACCTGCCCGACGAGCGGCTGCGTCTGGAGGCCTACCGCAAGCTGGCCGAGGTCTCGTCCGACGAGGCGCTGGACGCCGTGAAGGCCGAGCTGGTCGACCGTTACGGCCCACTGCCCGACGTGGTCACGAACCTGCTCGAGGTCGCCCGGCTGCGGATCCTGGCCCGGCAGGCGGGGCTCTCGGAGATCACGACGATGGGCAAGGCGATCCGGTTCGGCCCGATCGACCTGCCCGACTCGGCCCGCATGCGGCTGCACCGGCTCTACCCGGGCACGCAGGACAAGCCCGCCACCAAGACGGTGCTGGTGCCGGGCCCGACGACGGCCCGCATCGGTGGCCGGCCGCTGCGTGACGTGGCGGTGCTGACCTGGGCGCGCGAGTTCATCGAGTCGGTGCTGCTGAACTCGGTGAGGGCGGCGGCGACGGTGGGCACCAAGCGCTGA
- a CDS encoding IS701 family transposase, with protein sequence MHDPAYERSLKVVYDRIAHNFSRAEPRKRAWNYLVDLPRAHSAGLRRGETVGHYSGEIRADGVQRLLTSARWDEFSVREELRAIAIQAGGRTGGTLFLTEIAFPKKGRNAVAVERQYSHDTQRVENCQIGLLLFYLTADRQAFLIDSELYLPPSWVSDPKRREQAQIPPEVVYRSKSAIGAEMIRRAWESSIRPVWVACNLVCTEKAIIHRQLRRYGVQHLVAGSAGEMQAGGAGRVLTDESAPNGSASGTVPGHEMLQLRNTVLHRFSSRGSDPARIEMSYLMLSGTSRNARARSYYTAYLRPHAGLTEVVPIVQLIEGAAAHCRAVKQKTGLGHYEVRSWRGWYRHVTLASAAQMALELARHDNSGDLRPQYIELRDVAYSTSGAKGQTAV encoded by the coding sequence GTGCACGATCCCGCGTACGAGAGATCACTGAAGGTCGTCTACGATCGGATCGCACACAATTTCAGTCGCGCCGAACCGCGCAAGCGCGCCTGGAACTATCTCGTCGACCTTCCCAGAGCCCATTCGGCCGGTCTACGACGAGGCGAGACGGTCGGTCACTATTCCGGGGAAATCCGCGCGGACGGGGTGCAGCGCCTGCTCACCTCCGCCCGGTGGGACGAGTTCTCGGTGCGCGAAGAGCTGCGCGCCATCGCGATTCAGGCCGGGGGTCGCACCGGGGGCACCCTCTTCCTCACCGAGATCGCCTTCCCCAAGAAGGGCCGCAACGCGGTAGCGGTCGAACGTCAGTACAGTCACGACACCCAGCGCGTCGAGAACTGCCAGATCGGGCTGCTGCTCTTCTATCTGACCGCCGACCGGCAGGCATTCCTGATCGACTCTGAGCTCTATCTGCCGCCGTCCTGGGTGAGCGACCCCAAACGTCGTGAGCAGGCGCAGATCCCGCCCGAAGTGGTTTACCGGAGCAAGTCCGCGATCGGGGCCGAGATGATTCGGCGGGCCTGGGAAAGCTCGATCCGGCCGGTCTGGGTGGCATGCAATCTGGTGTGCACCGAGAAGGCCATCATTCACCGGCAGTTACGGCGTTACGGGGTTCAGCACCTGGTCGCGGGCAGTGCCGGCGAGATGCAGGCGGGCGGGGCGGGGCGGGTGCTCACCGACGAGTCGGCGCCGAACGGCTCGGCGAGCGGTACCGTCCCCGGCCACGAGATGCTCCAGCTGCGCAACACCGTGCTGCACCGCTTCTCCAGTCGGGGCAGCGATCCGGCCCGCATCGAGATGTCCTACCTGATGCTGTCCGGCACCAGCCGCAACGCCCGGGCGCGGTCGTACTACACGGCCTACCTCAGACCTCACGCCGGTCTCACCGAGGTGGTCCCGATCGTGCAGCTGATCGAGGGCGCGGCCGCGCACTGCCGGGCGGTCAAGCAGAAGACCGGCCTGGGTCACTACGAGGTGCGCAGCTGGCGGGGGTGGTACCGGCACGTCACGCTCGCCTCGGCGGCGCAGATGGCGCTGGAGCTGGCCCGGCACGACAACTCGGGCGATCTGCGCCCGCAGTACATCGAGCTGCGCGACGTCGCGTACTCGACGTCGGGCGCGAAGGGGCAGACCGCGGTTTAG